One part of the uncultured Celeribacter sp. genome encodes these proteins:
- a CDS encoding F0F1 ATP synthase subunit epsilon, whose amino-acid sequence MRLRIVTPLSVVVDEDAESLRAQDASGSFGIRPGHAPFLTALAVSIVSWKSAGLERFCALRGGVLTVTGGSTVAIATREAVAGDDLATLDTEVLTRFQTDADEERVEHVETMRLQMNAIRKMIIGLRRGADKGPFR is encoded by the coding sequence ATGAGATTGCGCATCGTGACCCCTCTGTCCGTCGTTGTGGACGAGGATGCGGAAAGCTTGCGGGCTCAGGACGCCAGCGGCAGCTTCGGCATTCGGCCCGGCCACGCCCCATTCCTGACCGCGCTCGCGGTTTCCATCGTCAGTTGGAAGAGCGCCGGGCTCGAACGTTTCTGCGCCTTGCGCGGCGGGGTGCTGACCGTGACCGGCGGTAGCACGGTCGCGATCGCAACCCGCGAAGCGGTGGCGGGCGACGATCTGGCCACGCTGGACACTGAGGTTCTGACCCGGTTTCAGACCGACGCGGACGAAGAACGGGTCGAACATGTCGAGACGATGCGCCTGCAAATGAACGCCATCCGCAAGATGATCATCGGCTTGCGCCGGGGCGCAGACAAAGGACCGTTCCGGTGA
- the atpD gene encoding F0F1 ATP synthase subunit beta: MDNTRVGSGAQVDDCDLPHHGVVHAVRGAVVDVVFAGAELPPINSALVVKWDRPTVLTLEVHSHLDQKTVRAVAFQSTADLARGVSVHASGGSVTVPVGEAVLGRLLDVVGKVQDEGPALPDDTPRRSIHALPPLLKSQTGATDVFETGIKVIDLLTPMAQGGKAAMFGGAGVGKTVLVMELIRAMVEKYEGISVFAGVGERSREGHELLTEMQDSGVLERTVLVYGQMNEPPGARWRAPLTALTISEYFRDQKHKNVLLLMDNVFRFVQAGAEVSSLLGRLPSRVGYQPTLATEVAGLQERIASVAGSAVTAIQAVYVPADDFTDPAVTTISGHMDCVIMLSRAQASEGFYPAIDPLGSSSMLLDPLIVGDAHYQTAEAVRQTLARFRELTDIISLLGVEELGTADRLIVKRARRLQRFLTQPFMVTEAFTGTPGASVPLAETLSGCRAILDGEADAWSESSLYMIGTLEDARKKEAAANASDATDAEEAA, translated from the coding sequence ATGGACAATACCCGCGTCGGGAGCGGCGCACAGGTGGATGATTGCGATTTGCCTCACCACGGTGTTGTGCATGCCGTCCGCGGAGCGGTCGTGGATGTCGTCTTTGCCGGGGCCGAGCTTCCGCCGATCAATTCTGCTCTGGTCGTGAAATGGGACCGCCCGACCGTCCTTACTCTCGAAGTCCACAGCCACCTCGACCAGAAAACCGTCCGTGCGGTGGCGTTCCAATCCACCGCGGACCTTGCCCGTGGCGTTTCGGTCCATGCCAGCGGCGGGTCGGTTACCGTGCCCGTGGGCGAAGCGGTTCTTGGAAGGCTTCTGGATGTCGTGGGTAAGGTGCAGGACGAAGGGCCTGCCCTTCCTGACGATACACCGCGACGGTCGATCCACGCCCTGCCACCGCTTCTAAAATCCCAGACTGGCGCCACCGATGTGTTCGAGACGGGGATCAAGGTGATCGACCTGCTGACGCCGATGGCTCAGGGCGGCAAGGCCGCGATGTTCGGCGGTGCCGGGGTCGGCAAAACCGTTCTGGTGATGGAACTGATCCGCGCCATGGTCGAGAAATATGAAGGTATTTCGGTCTTCGCGGGCGTCGGTGAGAGATCACGCGAGGGGCATGAACTGCTGACTGAAATGCAGGACTCGGGCGTTCTGGAGCGCACCGTGCTGGTATACGGCCAAATGAACGAGCCACCCGGAGCGCGCTGGCGGGCTCCGCTCACAGCCTTGACGATTTCGGAATATTTCCGCGACCAGAAGCACAAGAACGTCCTTCTTCTGATGGATAACGTGTTCCGCTTCGTCCAGGCCGGGGCCGAGGTATCCAGCTTGCTGGGCCGCCTGCCTTCGCGCGTGGGGTACCAGCCAACACTGGCGACCGAAGTGGCGGGGCTGCAAGAACGAATAGCATCGGTGGCGGGCTCCGCCGTGACCGCCATTCAGGCGGTCTATGTGCCAGCTGACGATTTTACCGACCCCGCGGTGACCACGATTTCCGGGCACATGGATTGCGTGATCATGCTGTCGCGCGCTCAGGCCTCCGAAGGGTTCTATCCGGCGATTGACCCGCTGGGCTCGTCATCGATGCTGCTCGATCCGCTGATAGTCGGTGACGCGCATTACCAGACCGCCGAGGCGGTCCGGCAGACGCTGGCAAGGTTCCGCGAGTTGACTGACATCATTTCGCTGCTGGGAGTCGAGGAACTGGGCACTGCCGACCGATTGATCGTCAAACGCGCACGCCGGTTGCAGCGGTTCCTGACCCAGCCCTTCATGGTGACCGAGGCCTTTACTGGCACACCGGGCGCCAGCGTGCCCCTCGCTGAGACCCTCTCGGGGTGCCGCGCCATTCTGGACGGCGAAGCCGACGCGTGGTCCGAAAGCTCGCTCTACATGATCGGAACGCTGGAGGACGCAAGAAAGAAAGAGGCCGCTGCCAATGCCTCGGACGCCACCGACGCTGAGGAAGCGGCATGA
- a CDS encoding cupin domain-containing protein, producing the protein MIGYVANIEELTEENTNFRRVLYSGTKLQLVLMSLDPGTEIGGEIHADTDQFFRIEEGKGMVVIDGVTHKVKAGDGFVVPAGAHHNVICTGHEALKFYTIYGPPHHEDQLVQKTKTEADACDEAFCGEGTEQAAEVVRVSDRT; encoded by the coding sequence ATGATCGGATATGTCGCGAACATCGAAGAACTGACAGAAGAGAACACCAACTTTCGGCGTGTTCTATATTCAGGGACAAAGCTGCAATTGGTTCTGATGTCTCTGGATCCTGGGACGGAAATCGGCGGCGAGATACACGCCGACACGGATCAGTTCTTTCGCATCGAAGAGGGCAAGGGAATGGTCGTGATCGACGGGGTGACCCACAAGGTCAAGGCTGGCGACGGCTTCGTCGTCCCTGCTGGCGCGCATCACAATGTGATCTGCACAGGTCATGAGGCGCTCAAGTTTTACACGATCTACGGTCCGCCGCATCATGAGGACCAACTGGTTCAAAAGACAAAAACCGAGGCCGATGCCTGTGACGAGGCTTTCTGCGGAGAAGGCACGGAGCAGGCGGCAGAGGTCGTCCGGGTCTCGGACAGAACTTGA
- a CDS encoding SDR family oxidoreductase — MIVDDKTAIVTGAASGIGAAIAHDLARYGARVVLADMDEAGMSAVAEQIKASGGTAYIHKTDTSVAAVVEALVAFAVAQTAGLHLLVNNAGIGGPAHPVGEYPLDGWQQVIDINLTGVFHGMRFGLPEMVRAGGGAIVNMASILGSVGFATAGAYVAAKHGVVGLTKVAAIEYAKAGVRVNAVGPGFIATPLLEKHLDEAALEGIAALHPVGRLGDAAEVSALTCFLLSEQASFITGSYHLVDGGYTAQ, encoded by the coding sequence TTGATTGTCGACGACAAGACAGCCATCGTGACCGGTGCCGCGTCGGGCATCGGTGCCGCAATAGCGCATGATCTGGCACGCTATGGGGCCAGAGTGGTCTTGGCGGATATGGACGAAGCGGGGATGTCCGCCGTGGCCGAGCAGATCAAGGCGTCCGGTGGCACAGCCTACATCCACAAGACCGACACAAGTGTCGCCGCTGTTGTGGAGGCCCTTGTAGCGTTCGCTGTGGCGCAGACGGCTGGATTGCACCTTCTTGTTAACAATGCCGGTATTGGCGGTCCGGCGCACCCGGTTGGAGAATACCCTCTGGATGGCTGGCAACAGGTCATCGACATCAACCTGACCGGCGTGTTTCATGGCATGCGCTTTGGACTCCCCGAAATGGTCAGGGCAGGTGGCGGCGCGATCGTCAATATGGCGTCTATCCTTGGGTCAGTCGGTTTTGCGACGGCCGGAGCCTATGTCGCTGCCAAGCATGGGGTCGTTGGCCTGACAAAGGTTGCCGCCATCGAATACGCCAAGGCCGGGGTTCGGGTAAACGCGGTCGGTCCGGGCTTCATCGCGACGCCGCTTTTGGAAAAGCACCTGGATGAAGCAGCACTCGAGGGCATCGCCGCCCTGCACCCGGTCGGGCGGCTTGGGGACGCTGCGGAGGTGTCGGCGCTGACCTGTTTCCTGCTTTCGGAGCAGGCCAGCTTCATTACCGGAAGCTACCATCTTGTCGATGGAGGCTATACCGCGCAGTAA
- a CDS encoding ABC transporter ATP-binding protein: protein MSALLEVRDLFKTYGTGEAATRVLRGLSLCLEAGEMAAFLGPSGSGKSTLLTILGTLMKPSSGSYVMLGQDIIAADDKALTDFRNAHIGFVFQFHNLLPDFTALENVIFPTAVRDGRETPAARTRGRELLSRMGLADRIDFPSANLSGGQKQRVAVARALMNNPELVLADEPTGNLDRDSANQVMDLIGQINREEGTTFLISTHDDKIAGFCRRQIVVGDGVVTG from the coding sequence ATGAGCGCGCTTCTCGAGGTACGCGACCTGTTCAAGACATACGGCACGGGAGAGGCGGCAACCCGGGTGCTGCGCGGCCTGTCGTTGTGCCTTGAGGCGGGTGAAATGGCGGCGTTTCTGGGTCCTTCAGGTTCAGGCAAGAGCACGCTCCTCACAATCCTCGGAACATTGATGAAGCCCTCCTCCGGCAGCTACGTGATGCTCGGCCAGGACATTATCGCCGCAGATGACAAAGCGTTGACTGACTTTCGCAATGCCCACATCGGCTTCGTTTTCCAGTTCCACAACCTTTTGCCGGATTTCACTGCGCTGGAAAACGTTATCTTCCCCACCGCTGTACGTGATGGGCGCGAGACGCCCGCCGCCCGTACGCGTGGCCGAGAATTGCTGTCCCGCATGGGGCTGGCCGACCGGATCGATTTCCCTTCAGCCAACCTATCGGGTGGGCAAAAGCAACGAGTCGCTGTTGCCCGCGCCTTGATGAACAATCCGGAACTGGTATTGGCTGACGAGCCGACCGGCAACCTCGACCGAGACTCGGCAAACCAGGTGATGGACCTGATCGGACAGATCAACCGCGAGGAAGGCACGACCTTTCTGATCTCGACCCATGACGACAAGATTGCGGGGTTCTGTCGGCGACAGATCGTTGTGGGCGATGGGGTTGTGACCGGTTAG
- a CDS encoding ABC transporter permease, with amino-acid sequence MLYALKIATRYLTANKAQTALLVTGVAVGVFIFIFMSALIGGLAEFILSRTVGDISHITIEAETADPALLISPEGHVLVVAERGRARTATLAEAATWLPLIEAVPGVRAVSPQITGAGFLTRGAQVAQISVSGVEPGRESAILDLAGYMVAGDVRLGSGLIVLGRDLADDLALSVGQTLRLQSSNGVTSTLTLSGIFKTGNGGIDGARAFVSLATARTLFSMAQGVTRIEIKLDDLNAADATAQRIRALTGLDAVPWTDGAEQLMEALNAQAQTGYFLKTFALITIVIGVASALLLSTYRRRPEIGIMRAMGAGRGFVIFVFVTQGALIGLMGGVTGAALGYLALLPFPSRDAFQPGTLPMDITQGSYGLAITLTVIGAILASILPARSAARVDPVTAIGQ; translated from the coding sequence ATGCTCTACGCGCTCAAGATTGCGACCCGTTACCTTACGGCCAACAAGGCCCAGACCGCCCTCTTGGTTACCGGTGTCGCGGTGGGCGTGTTCATCTTCATCTTTATGTCGGCCCTAATTGGGGGCTTGGCCGAATTCATTCTCTCGCGCACCGTAGGTGACATTTCACACATCACCATAGAAGCGGAAACTGCCGACCCGGCCTTGTTGATCTCACCCGAAGGCCATGTGCTGGTCGTCGCCGAACGGGGCCGCGCGCGAACGGCGACCCTGGCCGAGGCCGCCACCTGGTTGCCACTGATCGAGGCCGTCCCTGGCGTGCGCGCCGTCTCACCGCAGATCACGGGAGCCGGGTTTCTCACCCGCGGCGCGCAGGTTGCTCAGATCAGCGTGTCCGGAGTGGAGCCGGGGCGCGAATCCGCGATTCTCGACCTTGCCGGTTACATGGTTGCGGGCGATGTGCGGCTCGGCTCGGGGCTGATCGTTCTTGGACGCGACTTGGCCGATGATCTTGCGCTGTCGGTCGGTCAGACCCTACGGCTCCAAAGCTCGAATGGCGTCACGTCAACGCTGACCCTCAGCGGCATATTCAAGACCGGCAATGGCGGGATAGACGGCGCACGCGCCTTTGTCAGCCTTGCGACCGCGCGGACATTGTTTTCCATGGCCCAAGGTGTGACGCGGATCGAAATCAAGCTGGATGATCTGAATGCCGCCGACGCCACCGCCCAGCGTATACGCGCCTTGACGGGGCTTGATGCCGTGCCATGGACGGACGGGGCCGAACAATTGATGGAGGCGCTGAATGCCCAGGCGCAGACCGGGTATTTCCTGAAGACCTTCGCGCTCATCACAATCGTGATCGGCGTCGCCTCGGCTTTGCTGCTGTCGACCTACCGTCGTCGTCCCGAGATCGGGATCATGCGGGCGATGGGGGCAGGACGCGGGTTTGTGATCTTTGTCTTTGTTACGCAAGGGGCGCTGATCGGACTGATGGGCGGGGTCACGGGCGCAGCGCTGGGATATCTCGCCCTGCTGCCCTTTCCCTCGCGTGACGCGTTCCAGCCGGGAACCCTGCCGATGGATATCACGCAAGGATCCTATGGTCTGGCCATCACACTCACGGTGATCGGCGCGATCCTGGCCTCGATCCTGCCCGCACGTTCGGCCGCACGGGTCGATCCCGTCACGGCGATCGGCCAATGA
- a CDS encoding efflux RND transporter periplasmic adaptor subunit: MLGLALAGFFWSQFWMARPTAVTVEIAALAAVTRVLAVNGRIAAVRSVDVRSVVSGNLVGLLVAEGDVVEKNQILAQVDAAAQNATVRQAMAALDAALVAQQQATEIYERAIALGSNIPRSELEANTHAVQSSAQEVARLTAALDQAQIVLKDYAIRAPVAGTVLELDAEEGQIVGPTSRLLTLADLSEILVEADVDEAYATQIAVGQPAVLQLAGNTGTHQGHVSFVSNRVDEATGGLAIKISFDAPVAAPVGMTVTTNIIVDQRDAALTVPRTALVNGDAVFVVADGVAQLHPVTVVEWPAARLIATAGLDEGNAVIVDATGISDGQPVAVDEP; the protein is encoded by the coding sequence GTGCTGGGCCTGGCACTTGCTGGCTTCTTCTGGTCCCAGTTCTGGATGGCGCGGCCAACAGCGGTCACGGTGGAAATCGCGGCCCTCGCCGCGGTCACGCGTGTGCTTGCGGTCAACGGTCGGATCGCGGCGGTGCGTTCCGTCGACGTAAGATCCGTTGTGTCTGGCAACCTGGTGGGGCTTCTCGTTGCAGAGGGCGACGTCGTGGAGAAAAACCAGATCCTGGCGCAAGTCGATGCGGCGGCGCAGAATGCCACTGTCCGGCAGGCCATGGCCGCATTGGACGCCGCCCTCGTGGCGCAGCAACAGGCGACCGAAATCTATGAGCGTGCGATAGCACTGGGTAGCAATATTCCCAGATCGGAACTGGAGGCGAACACCCATGCCGTCCAGTCGTCAGCACAGGAGGTCGCCCGCCTCACGGCCGCTCTGGATCAGGCGCAAATCGTTCTGAAGGACTATGCGATCCGTGCCCCCGTCGCCGGAACTGTTCTTGAACTGGACGCCGAAGAGGGGCAGATCGTTGGCCCCACCAGCCGCCTGCTCACCCTCGCCGATCTGAGCGAGATACTGGTCGAGGCCGATGTGGACGAGGCCTATGCGACCCAGATCGCCGTAGGCCAGCCTGCCGTGCTGCAACTGGCCGGTAACACCGGAACGCACCAGGGACATGTCAGCTTCGTGTCAAACCGCGTGGATGAAGCGACCGGTGGGCTTGCCATCAAGATCAGCTTTGATGCGCCGGTTGCGGCACCGGTCGGCATGACGGTTACGACGAATATCATCGTGGACCAGCGCGATGCGGCGCTGACCGTGCCGCGCACCGCCTTGGTGAATGGTGATGCGGTTTTCGTGGTTGCAGACGGCGTGGCACAGCTGCATCCCGTGACGGTCGTGGAATGGCCCGCAGCACGACTAATTGCAACGGCGGGGCTGGATGAAGGCAACGCCGTGATCGTCGATGCAACAGGCATCTCGGACGGTCAGCCGGTCGCCGTGGATGAGCCCTGA
- a CDS encoding J domain-containing protein: MSNDPYEVLGLTKAATADDIKKAYRKLVRTSHPDLHPDDAGAEARFKSISAAYEILKDPETRARYDAGEIDGLGAERPQRQYYRDFAGAPNNAYQQGRGFGADPADIFAEIRRNRTRSSSAEFGDRGFSAHGPDMRYTLEVPFLDAARGAETRITLPDGQSLAVKIPQGTEDGQTLRLRGKGAPGIGGGAAGDALITVLVRPHPVFRREGDDILLTLPITIDEAVLGGKVTAPTIDGPVGLTIPSGASSGQVLRLRARGVARAGRKTKGDQRVELKIVAPPDVDESLRDFLVEWRKTHAFDPRADMMKGAGK, from the coding sequence ATGTCCAACGATCCATACGAAGTGCTCGGCCTCACGAAGGCCGCCACGGCTGACGACATAAAGAAGGCGTATCGGAAACTGGTGCGGACAAGCCACCCCGATCTGCATCCAGACGACGCAGGGGCCGAGGCCCGGTTCAAGTCGATCTCTGCCGCCTACGAGATCCTGAAAGATCCCGAGACCCGCGCACGATACGATGCGGGAGAGATCGATGGTCTTGGTGCAGAACGCCCTCAGCGGCAGTACTATCGTGATTTTGCAGGTGCCCCGAACAACGCTTACCAACAAGGGCGAGGGTTCGGTGCCGATCCAGCTGACATCTTCGCAGAAATTCGGCGCAATCGTACGCGGTCGTCCAGTGCTGAATTTGGTGATCGTGGGTTTTCGGCCCATGGCCCAGATATGCGCTATACGCTCGAGGTGCCGTTTCTAGATGCTGCACGAGGCGCCGAGACTCGCATCACCTTGCCTGATGGCCAGAGCCTTGCGGTCAAGATCCCGCAGGGTACCGAAGACGGACAGACGCTGCGGCTGCGCGGCAAGGGCGCGCCCGGCATTGGTGGCGGTGCAGCAGGTGATGCGCTCATCACCGTTCTTGTCCGGCCCCATCCGGTTTTTCGTCGCGAGGGCGACGACATTCTCTTGACTCTTCCAATCACCATTGACGAGGCCGTTCTCGGCGGCAAGGTAACGGCACCGACCATCGACGGTCCCGTGGGCCTCACCATTCCGTCGGGGGCAAGCTCGGGCCAGGTCCTGCGTCTGCGGGCGCGCGGGGTCGCACGGGCAGGGCGCAAGACGAAGGGCGATCAGCGGGTCGAGCTGAAGATCGTCGCGCCGCCTGACGTGGATGAAAGCCTTCGCGATTTTCTTGTGGAATGGCGAAAGACCCATGCCTTCGACCCGCGTGCCGATATGATGAAAGGGGCCGGCAAATGA
- a CDS encoding chaperone modulator CbpM translates to MTDRYSEEDVVTTVTRLTRSQLVRFVEGDLVKPEQEADGYVFRRIDIARLELLCDLSQALDLDETGLGIVVSLIDQLHAARQDLAALVGVIDALPSELQAHIMAELKKLERDSSWNQKVVPTKNKTPFRF, encoded by the coding sequence ATGACAGACCGTTACTCCGAAGAAGACGTGGTGACTACGGTAACTCGGCTGACCCGAAGCCAACTCGTCCGCTTTGTCGAGGGCGACTTGGTCAAGCCAGAGCAGGAAGCCGACGGTTATGTCTTTCGCCGCATTGACATCGCGCGGCTGGAGCTTTTGTGCGACCTCTCCCAGGCTCTCGATCTCGATGAGACGGGCTTGGGCATCGTGGTCTCGCTCATCGACCAATTGCATGCCGCGCGCCAGGATCTTGCGGCGTTGGTTGGCGTGATTGATGCCCTGCCATCAGAACTCCAGGCTCATATCATGGCAGAGCTGAAAAAACTTGAGCGGGACTCAAGCTGGAATCAGAAGGTTGTCCCTACAAAAAACAAAACGCCATTTCGGTTCTAG